A single Pseudodesulfovibrio aespoeensis Aspo-2 DNA region contains:
- a CDS encoding dTDP-4-dehydrorhamnose 3,5-epimerase family protein translates to MRCTPLPLAGAYRLEDAPFADQRGRFARIYCAHELESIGLRKPIAQANISLTRQKGSIRGMHFQTVPHAEIKIIRCLHGAVFDVIIDLRKASETYLQWHGEILSPERAYALYVPEGFAHGFQVIEEDAQLLYLHTDFYTPECEGGVRFDDPAINIAWPLPPRDISDKDRLHALIGTEFQGFDI, encoded by the coding sequence ATGCGTTGCACGCCTCTCCCCCTGGCCGGTGCCTATCGCCTCGAAGATGCACCCTTCGCTGACCAACGCGGACGCTTCGCAAGGATATATTGCGCCCACGAGCTTGAATCCATCGGCCTGCGAAAGCCTATTGCTCAGGCTAATATTTCGCTGACCCGCCAGAAAGGAAGCATCCGCGGTATGCATTTCCAGACCGTTCCGCATGCCGAGATCAAAATCATCCGCTGCCTGCACGGCGCCGTCTTCGATGTCATAATCGACCTGCGCAAGGCGTCTGAAACCTATCTCCAATGGCACGGCGAGATACTCTCTCCTGAGCGCGCGTACGCCCTGTATGTTCCCGAAGGCTTCGCGCATGGCTTTCAAGTCATTGAAGAGGACGCACAGCTTCTTTATCTGCATACGGACTTCTATACGCCGGAATGCGAGGGAGGGGTGCGGTTCGACGACCCTGCCATCAACATCGCGTGGCCCCTGCCCCCAAGGGACATTTCAGACAAGGACAGACTCCACGCATTGATAGGTACAGAATTCCAAGGATTTGACATATGA
- the rfbF gene encoding glucose-1-phosphate cytidylyltransferase has translation MEVIILCGGLGTRLREETEFRPKPMVNIGPRPILWHIMKIYAHYGHTEFILPLGYKGEMIREYFVNYEWMNNDVTLELGKPETLCLHQCHDEAGWRITLADTGPDTLKGGRLKRVEKYIKGDTFMLTYGDGVADIDIDALVAFHKAHGKIVTLTGVGLAQRFGELKVDGNRVSSFQEKPDHAGDSLINGGYMVLDRSIFDYLTSDKDCDLEYGPFERLAQDGELMVRRHDGYWACMDTLRDTELLNRLWNEDRAEWKVW, from the coding sequence ATGGAAGTTATTATTCTCTGCGGTGGACTCGGTACTCGCCTGCGCGAAGAGACGGAGTTCCGGCCTAAGCCGATGGTCAATATTGGCCCCCGCCCCATCCTCTGGCACATCATGAAGATATATGCCCATTACGGGCATACGGAATTCATCCTGCCGCTAGGATACAAGGGAGAGATGATTCGAGAATACTTTGTGAACTACGAATGGATGAACAACGACGTCACCCTTGAGTTGGGTAAGCCTGAAACGCTTTGCCTGCACCAGTGCCACGACGAGGCGGGCTGGAGGATCACCCTTGCAGATACCGGTCCAGATACCCTCAAGGGCGGGCGTCTCAAGCGAGTGGAAAAGTACATCAAAGGCGACACCTTCATGCTGACCTACGGTGATGGCGTGGCCGATATTGACATTGATGCCCTCGTCGCCTTTCATAAAGCTCATGGCAAAATCGTGACCCTTACAGGCGTGGGCCTGGCCCAACGCTTCGGCGAATTGAAGGTGGATGGGAACAGGGTTTCCTCTTTTCAGGAAAAACCGGACCATGCTGGTGACAGCCTGATCAACGGCGGCTACATGGTGCTGGATAGGAGTATTTTCGACTACCTGACGTCGGACAAGGACTGCGACCTGGAATATGGCCCGTTTGAGCGGCTCGCGCAGGATGGGGAGTTGATGGTCCGTCGGCATGATGGGTATTGGGCCTGTATGGACACCCTGCGAGACACAGAACTCCTGAACCGGCTATGGAACGAAGACCGAGCCGAGTGGAAAGTGTGGTGA
- the rfbG gene encoding CDP-glucose 4,6-dehydratase encodes MFNKTFAGKRVFMTGHSGFKGSWLALWLTLLGAEVHGYSLDPPSVPNMFELIGLRHDLASTHADIRDFEALRRAMGVFSPDLVIHMAAQPLVRRSYAEPVETFTTNVIGTVNVMEAVRHTESVRAVVNVTSDKSYLNLGTGVAFRESDPMGGDDPYSASKGCAELAAQSWNASFFQNAGPSLVSVRAGNVVGGGDFGQDRLLPDMVRAFSRGEPVRIRSPKAVRPWQFVLEPLSGYLVLAKALLEGRREFVGGWNFGPRNADAQTVGQVVTGFVERWGDGAQCAMDAGDHPHEAATLRLDCTKAAEQLGWIPRTDVNMALDWSVEWYRAWHTDPACLRALTEEHISRFEAL; translated from the coding sequence ATGTTTAACAAGACATTCGCAGGGAAACGCGTCTTCATGACCGGGCATTCCGGTTTCAAGGGAAGCTGGCTCGCGCTTTGGCTTACTCTGCTCGGGGCAGAGGTCCACGGTTACTCTCTTGACCCGCCATCCGTCCCGAATATGTTCGAACTGATCGGATTGAGGCATGATCTTGCCTCCACCCATGCCGACATCCGTGATTTTGAGGCCCTTAGGCGGGCCATGGGTGTTTTCTCGCCCGACCTTGTCATCCATATGGCGGCCCAGCCTTTGGTGCGGCGGTCATACGCCGAGCCGGTCGAGACCTTTACCACCAATGTCATAGGCACGGTGAATGTGATGGAAGCAGTCCGTCATACGGAATCCGTCCGCGCCGTGGTCAACGTAACCAGCGACAAAAGCTATTTAAACTTAGGGACAGGCGTAGCGTTTCGCGAATCCGACCCCATGGGGGGGGATGATCCCTATTCAGCGAGCAAGGGATGCGCCGAGCTGGCTGCGCAATCCTGGAACGCATCGTTCTTTCAAAATGCAGGACCTTCCCTGGTTTCCGTACGGGCTGGCAATGTTGTCGGTGGAGGAGACTTCGGCCAGGACAGGCTGCTTCCAGACATGGTGCGAGCCTTTTCACGCGGAGAGCCGGTCCGTATCCGTTCGCCCAAGGCCGTCAGGCCATGGCAGTTCGTGCTTGAGCCATTGTCCGGCTATCTGGTTCTGGCCAAGGCGCTGCTGGAAGGACGTCGGGAGTTCGTTGGCGGCTGGAATTTTGGACCTAGGAACGCGGACGCGCAGACCGTGGGACAGGTGGTGACGGGCTTTGTCGAACGCTGGGGTGATGGAGCACAATGTGCTATGGATGCCGGGGATCATCCCCATGAAGCCGCCACCCTGCGGCTCGACTGCACCAAAGCAGCCGAACAGCTCGGATGGATCCCCCGGACCGACGTCAACATGGCCCTCGATTGGTCTGTGGAATGGTATCGGGCATGGCATACCGATCCGGCCTGTCTTCGGGCATTAACCGAAGAACACATCAGTAGATTCGAGGCGCTTTGA